In a single window of the Dreissena polymorpha isolate Duluth1 chromosome 3, UMN_Dpol_1.0, whole genome shotgun sequence genome:
- the LOC127872221 gene encoding mucin-1-like gives MFEPLCLPQRLHIYHDGPMPTTTAPCLPRRLHVYHDGSVSTTTAPCLPQRLHIYHDGPMSITTAPCLRRLHVYHDGSMSTTTAPYLQRRLHVYHDGFISTTMAPCLPRRLHVSHDGSMSLTTAPCLRRLQVYHDGSMSITTAPCLPRRFHVYQDRSMSTTTALTSFTTVPCLSRWLSTSKFCHHKFA, from the coding sequence ATGTTTGAGCCTCTATGTCTACCACAACGGCTCCATATCTACCACGATGGCCCAATGCCTACCACGACGGCTCCGTGTCTACCACGACGGCTCCATGTCTACCACGACGGTTCCGTGTCTACCACGACGGCTCCGTGTCTACCACAACGGCTCCATATCTACCACGATGGCCCCATGTCTATCACGACGGCTCCATGTCTACGGCGGCTCCATGTCTACCACGACGGCTCCATGTCTACCACGACGGCTCCATATCTACAACGACGGCTCCATGTCTACCACGACGGCTTCATATCTACCACGATGGCTCCGTGTCTACCACGACGGCTCCATGTCTCTCACGACGGCTCCATGTCTCTCACGACGGCTCCATGTCTACGGCGGCTCCAAGTCTACCACGACGGCTCCATGTCTATCACGACGGCTCCATGTCTACCACGACGGTTCCATGTCTATCAAGACCGCTCCATGTCTACCACGACGGCTCTCACGTCATTCACGACGGTTCCATGTCTATCACGATGGCTCTCTACAAGCA